In one window of Macaca thibetana thibetana isolate TM-01 chromosome 5, ASM2454274v1, whole genome shotgun sequence DNA:
- the STBD1 gene encoding starch-binding domain-containing protein 1 yields MGAVWSALLVGGGLAGALFVWLLRGDPGDTGKDGDAEQEKNAPLGAAAVPGGHQSGSGGLSPGPSGQELVTKPEHLQESNGHLISKTKDLGNLQAASWRLQNPSREVCDNSREHVSSGQFPDTEASATSETSNSRSYSEVLRNESLKSPMGEWGFQKGQEISAKAATCFAEKLPSSNLFMNRAKEEASLSHLNSQDRVDHKEWEMVSRHSSWGDVGVGGSLKAPVLSLNQGMDNGRSTLVEARDQQVHGKTERVAVMSAGSQQVSVRFQVHYVTSTDVQFIAVTGDHECLGRWNTYIPLHYNKDGFWSHSIFLPADTVVEWKFVLVENGGVTRWEECSNRFLETGHEDKVVHAWWGIN; encoded by the exons ATGGGCGCCGTCTGGTCCGCCCTGCTGGTTGGAGGGGGTCTGGCCGGAGCACTTTTCGTTTGGTTGCTGCGGGGCGACCCTGGAGACACCGGGAAGGACGGGGACGCGGAGCAAGAGAAGAACGCCCCTCTTGGGGCAGCTGCGGTTCCGGGAGGCCATCAGAGTGGCAGCGGCGGACTGAGCCCTGGACCTTCCGGGCAGGAGCTGGTCACCAAACCAG AGCATCTTCAAGAAAGCAATGGACATTTGATTTCTAAGACCAAAGACCTTGGTAACCTGCAAGCAGCATCATGGAGATTGCAGAATCCTTCCAGGGAAGTCTGTGATAATTCAAGAGAACATGTTTCTTCTGGACAGTTTCCAGACACAGAAGCTTCAGCTACCTCTGAGACCAGTAACTCTAGGAGTTACTCTGaagttttaagaaatgaaagCCTCAAATCTCCTATGGGAGAATGGGGATTCCAAAAAGGACAAGAGATATCTGCTAAAGCAGCTACATGTTTTGCAGAGAAGTTGCCTTCTAGCAACCTGTTTATGAACAGAGCTAAAGAAGAAGCGAGCCTCTCTCATTTGAACAGTCAGGACCGGGTTGACCACAAGGAGTGGGAAATGGTGTCTAGGCACTCATCTTGGGGGGATGTTGGTGTGGGTGGCAGTCTTAAGGCTCCAGTGTTAAGCCTAAACCAGGGAATGGACAATGGAAGAAGCACTCTGGTGGAAGCAAGAGATCAGCAAGTGCATGGGAAAACAGAAAGGGTAGCAGTGATGTCTGCAGGGTCTCAGCAAGTTAGTGTCAGGTTCCAGGTCCATTATGTCACAAGCACTGATGTGCAATTCATTGCAGTAACTGGAGACCATGAGTGTCTTGGGAGATGGAACACTTACATCCCACTCCACTATAACAAGGATGGGTTCTGGTCTCATTCCATTTTCCTGCCTGCAGATACAGTGGTGGAGTGGAAGTTTGTGTTGGTAGAGAATGGGGGAGTTACCCGCTGGGAAGAATGCAGCAATAGATTCCTAGAAACTGGCCATGAGGATAAAGTGGTTCACGCATGGTGGGGGATTAACTGA